One window of the bacterium genome contains the following:
- a CDS encoding CRTAC1 family protein, whose product MWQLVPPGLENGAEFGSSVGYLGDQDGDGKDEIFVGAPAAGTPTGQPGELFGFNLSESAIDIAAEAAPITAGPTCGASNLLAVHVESPAAVDVFADVSDLGGGAYPVQLFDNGLNGDVTPGDLIYSANVAGALYDTSTKTVEVFARGQAASGGFAIKNVQVPILPSPLVAPYAEYPLSKSSPALPLFAVRVSPCGGAPTQVRMTAPSGFYWGQLNLTDQGPPGDLVAGDGIWSYSGSDTDIILPPPGFYDFIYIVNYPDDILSGTAKFQVIEPTAVSYVNKSSGTGLDYAGQPYSSVAVDFTPGPGAKDLFISMLAERGALYKCSFVSSAGVPHFQSGSSSDTGGELPPVGILGLAAADFNNDGRDDLFVAAQEQGGARLYQAAASGNAVLQNVTSALIPSDALDNSLTGAWGDYDRDGRLDLFVGCGVVTGEPGVDSGTPANGILLRNDTRSGGGFVDVSASTGVGNLAQYAVTATWGDINGDKFPDLFVGDASESGTASRLFRNGKDGGFADEGSTRFGGNLNSVVGACFGDVDADGDLDLTVATRTGAAIRINTSAGTYTSIVPVGAATTVSGVNVFDFDYNGVQDVLLLSADSASTPKLFRGASSGGNLSFADVTSAVGLNWPGKIGGSVLSDFNNDGDLDLYLGRAIAESAHFFTAAGLDPTTDAYTQNWLRVTLTSNLGVPNNYKGIGAKVTATQGANQFVRVVDGGSGRGGQDDSVLIFGLPSSAPVDLVSVAWPNGYVQSISGPISVGTVFNVVDDTQAFSVTQATGGYEIIPCEGVNRWNFTWKTSVGTNPALDRIVYKIDDADLQNGGTMVLATDAGVSHLCTVNAAGAYVHSISYVVPCGADRVVYFAATSAAVTETTSQTRSFAESICSVCDPNQQ is encoded by the coding sequence GTGTGGCAATTGGTGCCGCCGGGCCTGGAGAACGGCGCAGAATTCGGCTCATCCGTGGGGTACCTCGGCGATCAGGACGGCGATGGAAAAGACGAGATCTTTGTGGGAGCGCCCGCAGCGGGTACTCCGACTGGGCAACCGGGAGAGCTATTCGGCTTCAATCTTTCGGAATCGGCAATTGACATTGCCGCAGAGGCCGCGCCGATAACGGCAGGGCCTACCTGCGGCGCTTCTAACCTATTAGCGGTCCATGTTGAGTCGCCGGCCGCGGTCGATGTCTTTGCCGACGTATCTGACCTTGGCGGCGGCGCTTACCCGGTGCAGCTCTTCGACAACGGTCTCAATGGCGATGTGACGCCAGGTGACCTCATTTACTCCGCAAACGTTGCTGGTGCTCTCTATGACACCTCAACGAAGACAGTCGAGGTGTTCGCACGCGGCCAGGCAGCTAGCGGCGGCTTCGCAATCAAGAATGTCCAGGTACCAATCCTCCCCTCGCCGCTGGTTGCCCCGTACGCCGAGTATCCGCTGTCCAAGTCAAGTCCTGCGCTCCCACTATTTGCCGTACGAGTCTCCCCGTGCGGTGGCGCGCCTACGCAAGTAAGAATGACCGCTCCATCCGGCTTCTACTGGGGCCAACTCAATCTGACCGATCAAGGGCCGCCCGGCGATTTGGTTGCGGGAGACGGCATATGGTCTTATTCGGGAAGCGACACGGACATCATCCTGCCGCCACCGGGGTTTTACGACTTCATCTACATCGTGAACTACCCAGATGACATCTTGTCAGGAACGGCTAAGTTCCAAGTCATTGAGCCGACGGCCGTCAGTTACGTGAATAAGTCGAGCGGGACCGGGCTCGACTATGCTGGCCAGCCGTACAGCAGCGTTGCCGTTGATTTCACGCCGGGTCCGGGTGCAAAGGACTTGTTCATCAGCATGCTCGCCGAACGTGGCGCGTTGTACAAGTGTAGTTTCGTTAGTTCGGCGGGTGTCCCGCATTTCCAGTCCGGCTCGTCGAGCGACACTGGTGGCGAGTTGCCCCCAGTCGGCATTTTGGGACTTGCGGCAGCAGACTTCAACAACGACGGCCGCGATGATCTGTTTGTTGCGGCACAGGAGCAGGGAGGGGCTCGTCTATATCAGGCCGCGGCGTCCGGCAATGCCGTATTGCAGAACGTGACGAGCGCTTTGATTCCCAGCGATGCACTTGATAACTCCCTTACTGGAGCTTGGGGTGATTACGACCGCGACGGTCGCCTGGACCTTTTCGTGGGCTGCGGCGTTGTAACAGGGGAGCCAGGCGTTGACTCCGGTACACCAGCAAACGGAATCCTGTTGCGCAATGACACCCGCAGTGGTGGCGGATTCGTGGATGTTTCCGCCTCGACTGGGGTTGGTAATCTGGCCCAATACGCCGTAACTGCCACATGGGGTGATATCAACGGCGACAAGTTCCCAGACCTCTTCGTCGGCGATGCAAGTGAGTCCGGTACCGCCAGCAGGCTGTTCAGGAATGGCAAGGATGGCGGCTTTGCCGACGAAGGCAGCACTCGTTTCGGCGGGAATCTGAATTCGGTGGTCGGAGCTTGCTTTGGAGACGTGGATGCGGACGGCGATCTAGATCTGACCGTGGCGACGCGTACCGGAGCCGCGATTCGAATCAACACAAGTGCAGGAACCTACACTTCAATCGTCCCAGTAGGCGCCGCGACGACTGTTAGTGGCGTGAACGTATTTGACTTCGACTACAATGGTGTCCAAGACGTGCTCTTGCTGTCCGCGGATAGTGCATCGACGCCGAAGCTTTTCAGGGGTGCGTCGAGCGGCGGCAATCTGTCGTTCGCGGACGTAACGAGTGCTGTGGGCCTGAACTGGCCAGGTAAGATCGGCGGAAGTGTACTGTCTGACTTCAACAACGATGGCGACCTTGACTTGTATCTCGGTCGAGCCATTGCTGAAAGTGCACACTTCTTCACCGCTGCCGGACTGGACCCGACCACCGACGCATATACGCAGAATTGGCTGCGAGTGACGCTCACGTCGAACCTCGGAGTTCCCAACAACTACAAGGGGATTGGCGCCAAGGTAACCGCAACGCAAGGCGCAAATCAGTTTGTCCGTGTTGTCGACGGCGGCAGCGGCCGCGGGGGACAAGATGACAGTGTGCTGATATTTGGCTTGCCTAGCAGTGCCCCTGTGGATCTTGTGTCCGTTGCGTGGCCGAACGGATACGTCCAGAGTATCAGCGGGCCAATCTCGGTGGGCACTGTCTTTAATGTGGTGGACGATACGCAGGCGTTCTCCGTAACGCAAGCCACGGGAGGCTACGAGATCATTCCCTGCGAGGGCGTGAATCGGTGGAATTTCACGTGGAAAACTAGCGTCGGCACAAATCCGGCGCTTGATCGTATCGTATACAAGATCGACGACGCGGACCTGCAAAATGGTGGCACCATGGTGTTGGCGACTGACGCGGGTGTCAGCCATCTGTGTACCGTGAATGCTGCCGGCGCGTACGTGCATTCAATATCGTACGTAGTGCCATGCGGTGCTGATCGCGTCGTCTATTTCGCTGCAACTAGTGCGGCGGTGACGGAGACTACCAGCCAGACTAGGAGCTTTGCAGAGTCCATTTGCTCGGTCTGTGACCCCAACCAGCAGTAG
- a CDS encoding DinB family protein has product MHTPEALLDLHDRCHRNLRDLLAHCATLDAADLNRELPGFGYPTVRLQLHHAIGGEEYWIGVLNGIVRVDDNDADFPTIATLEAWRARVFAATESYLRAVAVETLNTARPHATWGGRTRTFAPAHAVLRTQTHLYHHQGQVVAMCRLLGKPSGGFDFPMW; this is encoded by the coding sequence ATGCACACACCCGAGGCCCTGCTCGACCTGCACGATCGCTGCCACCGCAACCTGCGCGACCTGCTCGCCCACTGCGCCACGCTGGACGCCGCCGACCTGAACCGCGAACTGCCCGGCTTCGGCTATCCCACCGTGCGCCTGCAACTGCACCACGCCATCGGCGGCGAGGAGTACTGGATCGGCGTGCTGAACGGCATCGTCCGGGTCGACGACAACGATGCCGACTTCCCCACCATCGCCACGCTCGAGGCCTGGCGCGCCCGCGTCTTCGCCGCCACGGAGTCGTACCTGCGCGCCGTCGCCGTCGAGACGCTCAACACCGCGCGCCCGCACGCCACCTGGGGCGGCCGCACGCGCACCTTTGCGCCGGCGCACGCCGTGCTGCGCACACAGACGCATCTGTATCATCACCAGGGCCAGGTCGTGGCCATGTGCCGGTTGCTGGGGAAGCCGTCGGGAGGGTTTGATTTTCCGATGTGGTAG
- a CDS encoding rhodanese-like domain-containing protein, which produces MDDQLSFYESKLAFEIDSFDLNELRMTNAAVVVIDARSAAAYEREHIPGAISLPHREINADTTTTFDRSALYITYCDGIGCNASTKGALALSRLRFRVKELVGGVEWWKRDGFPTTGGKGAGNSSCGCG; this is translated from the coding sequence GTGGACGACCAACTCAGCTTCTACGAGAGCAAGCTTGCCTTCGAGATAGACAGCTTCGACCTCAATGAACTGCGCATGACCAATGCCGCCGTCGTCGTGATCGACGCCCGCTCTGCAGCGGCCTACGAACGCGAACATATTCCCGGCGCCATCAGCCTGCCGCATCGTGAAATCAACGCCGACACCACGACGACATTCGACCGCTCCGCGCTCTACATCACCTACTGCGACGGCATCGGCTGCAACGCCTCGACGAAGGGCGCGCTGGCCCTGTCGCGCCTGCGTTTCCGCGTGAAGGAACTGGTCGGAGGCGTGGAATGGTGGAAGCGCGACGGCTTCCCCACCACCGGCGGCAAGGGCGCAGGCAACAGCAGTTGCGGCTGCGGCTGA
- a CDS encoding class I SAM-dependent methyltransferase, with protein sequence MAHNPWLEIPLADYEAHMALPQVAQAALLGDVLADLLRAHRPASVALLGCAGGNGCELIDPAVTRRVVAVDLNPAYVNTSRARFADRFACFETICGDVEQDLRCEPVALAYAALLFEYVEVAPALRTVAAMLAPDGVLAVVLQEPSPDVAAVTPSPYVSLGALAARLRHVDPDALADAAEDVGLTETSCRRELSAGGKNFVVKTFQHGSRP encoded by the coding sequence ATGGCGCACAATCCCTGGCTGGAGATTCCGCTGGCGGACTACGAGGCGCACATGGCGCTGCCGCAGGTGGCGCAGGCCGCCCTGCTGGGCGATGTCCTGGCTGACCTGCTGCGGGCGCATCGCCCGGCCTCGGTGGCCCTGCTCGGCTGCGCCGGCGGCAACGGCTGCGAGCTCATCGACCCCGCGGTGACGCGGCGCGTGGTGGCCGTGGACCTGAACCCCGCGTATGTGAACACTTCCCGCGCGCGCTTTGCCGACCGTTTCGCGTGCTTCGAGACGATCTGCGGCGATGTGGAGCAGGACCTGCGCTGCGAGCCCGTGGCACTGGCCTACGCGGCCCTCCTGTTCGAGTATGTCGAAGTGGCGCCGGCTCTGCGCACCGTGGCCGCCATGCTGGCCCCCGACGGCGTGCTGGCCGTGGTGCTGCAGGAGCCGAGTCCCGATGTGGCCGCCGTGACGCCGTCGCCGTACGTCAGCCTCGGCGCCCTGGCCGCGCGCCTGCGGCACGTGGACCCGGACGCGCTGGCCGATGCGGCAGAAGACGTGGGCCTGACCGAAACCTCATGCCGGCGGGAGTTGTCCGCCGGCGGCAAGAATTTCGTCGTGAAGACTTTCCAGCACGGCTCCAGGCCGTGA
- a CDS encoding PepSY domain-containing protein: MKASLLNRRTHYWATALVALPVLVIITTGLMLQVKKHWTWVQPPEQRGTGTVPVVGFETILDGVRAVPALQVAGWDDVRRLDVRPGRGVAKVWLKNGWEAQVDLGTGRVLQSAYRRSDLIESLHDGSFFGGEAGRLGVFLPAGIILFVMWVTGIWMFAAPLLAKRRRSRLRRPEAMRKAA; the protein is encoded by the coding sequence ATGAAGGCCAGCCTGCTCAACCGCCGGACCCACTACTGGGCCACCGCCCTGGTCGCCCTGCCGGTGCTGGTGATCATCACCACCGGGCTGATGCTACAGGTGAAGAAGCACTGGACCTGGGTGCAGCCGCCCGAGCAGCGCGGCACCGGGACCGTGCCGGTGGTCGGGTTCGAGACCATCCTCGACGGCGTGCGCGCCGTACCCGCATTGCAGGTGGCCGGATGGGATGATGTGCGCCGGCTGGACGTGCGCCCGGGGCGCGGGGTGGCCAAGGTCTGGCTGAAGAACGGCTGGGAGGCGCAGGTGGACCTGGGCACCGGTCGCGTGCTGCAGAGCGCTTACCGTCGCTCAGACCTGATCGAGTCGCTGCACGACGGTTCGTTCTTCGGCGGCGAGGCGGGGCGGCTGGGCGTGTTCCTGCCCGCGGGCATCATCCTGTTCGTCATGTGGGTGACGGGCATCTGGATGTTCGCGGCCCCGCTGCTGGCGAAGCGGCGGCGAAGCCGGCTGCGACGGCCTGAAGCGATGCGCAAGGCGGCCTGA
- a CDS encoding fused MFS/spermidine synthase translates to MSPDRRDIRLLPLVVFLSGFTFLVYEVCWHRQLALSLGATVSAATVVLSTFMAGLGAGAWAWGRRADADTHPARLLALLLGGIGVLSAAGQAIVAGVVPALAGAPVAASYAVAIIALLVPAFLMGGLFPVLSRLAIGAKASITGSLGRLYAIETLGSAAGALATGFVLLGALGQRGTIALAVVMDLLLAGWLLAWSRRHEGSGVAMAAAAPTMEAPASTAGRKAKPADVAGGSVARNAILLATFTCGLASLALQVLWFRMFRVYFTNTSYTFALVAAVAIAGSFAGSAWLARRGPRPERRPRALSRAIALFGLLTLVALALAAKLPQVLMFPFESALADPYLRVLVIPLVAALLIVLPPAACAGYALPLACRLVVRDRGSLSRDVGFTLMVNTAGSVLGPVLAALVLLPWLGAVRSVLLVAAALLGAAALVGPRSGRPTLERLAPGAAAAVVLVTALLLPVVPILPPSFVKFGRDLLVYRETVEGTLSVGRDRGGPEATKYSFVNNSAVIGSSYDAVKAVKMVGHLPYLAGLDVKDVLVVGFGMGVTTSAIAAQPGVKSIECVELVPGLRDAAIHYRELNRDVARDPRLRLIAGDGRHHLQRSGRRYDLISCDPTHPILGSGGLYTAEWFQLCRDHLNPGGMVSQYLPLHKLGERELLGIIGTFHSVFPEGTVWLGQYHAVLLGTTTPLRLDFAQWSARVGSLGRDSSFHLEPYHLATTLVLDAAAIERLCGALPKNTDDRCYTEFFAPGCLDPDNLVRNLRLLAAARVAPASVFSNVPDEARLAVAARSQAKVTEALAHLLDGDHAGGLALLEEARAGDPGDMELPFLLKLYR, encoded by the coding sequence ATGAGCCCCGACCGTCGCGACATCCGCCTGCTGCCGCTGGTCGTCTTCCTGTCCGGCTTCACCTTCCTGGTCTACGAAGTGTGCTGGCACCGCCAGTTGGCGCTCAGCCTCGGCGCCACGGTGTCCGCGGCCACGGTCGTGCTCAGCACCTTCATGGCCGGGCTGGGCGCCGGGGCCTGGGCCTGGGGCCGCCGTGCCGATGCCGACACGCATCCCGCGCGGCTGCTGGCCCTGCTGCTCGGCGGGATCGGCGTGTTGAGCGCCGCGGGCCAGGCGATCGTGGCCGGCGTGGTGCCCGCGCTGGCCGGGGCGCCGGTCGCCGCTTCCTACGCCGTGGCGATCATCGCGCTGCTCGTGCCCGCGTTCCTGATGGGCGGATTGTTCCCGGTGCTCAGTCGGCTGGCGATCGGCGCGAAGGCTTCGATCACGGGTTCGCTGGGACGGCTTTATGCCATCGAGACGCTGGGCAGCGCCGCCGGCGCCCTGGCGACCGGATTCGTGCTGCTCGGCGCGCTGGGGCAGCGGGGTACCATCGCGCTGGCTGTCGTGATGGACCTGTTGCTGGCGGGCTGGCTGCTGGCGTGGTCGCGGCGGCATGAGGGGTCGGGCGTTGCGATGGCGGCGGCTGCACCGACAATGGAGGCGCCTGCGTCGACGGCCGGCCGCAAGGCGAAGCCGGCGGATGTCGCGGGCGGCAGCGTGGCGCGCAACGCGATTCTGCTCGCCACCTTCACCTGTGGCCTGGCCAGCCTGGCGCTGCAGGTGCTGTGGTTTCGCATGTTCCGCGTCTATTTCACGAACACGAGCTACACGTTCGCGCTGGTGGCGGCGGTGGCCATCGCCGGTTCGTTTGCCGGCAGCGCCTGGCTGGCGCGCCGCGGCCCGCGGCCGGAGCGCCGGCCACGCGCGCTGTCGCGCGCCATCGCGCTGTTCGGCCTGCTGACGCTGGTGGCCCTGGCGCTGGCGGCGAAGCTGCCGCAGGTGCTCATGTTCCCCTTCGAGTCGGCGCTGGCCGATCCGTACCTGCGCGTGCTGGTGATCCCGCTGGTGGCCGCGCTGCTCATCGTGCTACCGCCGGCGGCCTGCGCGGGCTATGCGCTGCCGCTGGCCTGCCGGCTGGTGGTGCGCGACCGCGGCTCGCTCAGTCGCGACGTGGGCTTCACCCTGATGGTCAACACGGCCGGCTCGGTGCTCGGCCCGGTGCTGGCGGCGCTTGTGCTGCTGCCCTGGCTGGGCGCGGTGCGTTCGGTGCTGCTGGTGGCTGCCGCATTGCTGGGCGCCGCCGCGCTGGTCGGCCCGCGCAGCGGCCGGCCCACGCTGGAGCGGCTGGCGCCGGGCGCCGCGGCGGCCGTCGTGCTGGTGACGGCGTTGCTGCTGCCGGTGGTGCCCATCCTGCCGCCCTCGTTCGTGAAGTTCGGGCGCGACCTGCTGGTCTATCGCGAGACGGTCGAGGGCACGCTCTCGGTGGGGCGCGATCGCGGCGGTCCCGAGGCCACGAAGTACTCGTTCGTCAACAACAGCGCCGTCATCGGCTCCTCGTACGACGCGGTGAAGGCGGTCAAGATGGTCGGCCACCTGCCGTACCTGGCCGGCCTGGACGTGAAGGACGTGCTGGTGGTCGGCTTCGGCATGGGCGTGACCACCTCGGCCATCGCCGCGCAGCCGGGCGTGAAGAGCATCGAGTGCGTGGAACTGGTGCCGGGGCTACGCGATGCGGCCATCCACTACCGCGAGCTCAATCGCGACGTGGCTCGCGACCCGCGGCTGCGCCTGATTGCCGGCGACGGCCGTCATCACCTGCAGCGCTCGGGCCGGCGCTACGACCTGATCTCGTGCGACCCGACGCACCCCATCCTCGGTTCGGGCGGCCTCTACACGGCCGAATGGTTCCAACTATGCCGCGACCACCTGAACCCCGGCGGCATGGTCTCGCAGTACCTGCCGCTGCACAAGCTGGGCGAGCGCGAGCTGCTGGGCATCATCGGCACGTTCCATTCGGTGTTTCCCGAGGGAACGGTCTGGCTGGGCCAGTACCATGCGGTGCTGCTCGGCACGACGACGCCGTTGCGGCTGGACTTCGCGCAGTGGTCGGCGCGCGTCGGCTCGCTGGGCCGCGACTCCAGCTTCCACCTGGAGCCGTACCACCTGGCCACCACGCTCGTGCTCGACGCGGCGGCCATCGAGCGCCTGTGCGGCGCACTGCCGAAGAACACCGACGATCGCTGCTACACGGAATTCTTCGCGCCCGGCTGCCTGGACCCGGACAACCTCGTGCGCAACCTGCGGCTGCTGGCCGCGGCGCGCGTGGCGCCGGCCTCGGTGTTCAGCAACGTGCCGGACGAGGCGCGGCTGGCCGTGGCGGCCCGCAGCCAGGCGAAGGTGACCGAGGCGCTGGCGCACCTGCTCGACGGGGATCACGCCGGCGGCCTGGCCCTGCTCGAGGAAGCGCGCGCCGGCGATCCCGGCGACATGGAGCTTCCGTTCCTGCTGAAGCTGTACCGCTAG
- the ggt gene encoding gamma-glutamyltransferase, with protein MSTHPVPRRAAAAPLLLLLSLAATGSAHAARGEATRSAVYGRSGMVCAAQPLAAQAGLEILKQGGSAVDAAIAINACLGLMEPTANGIGGDLFAIVWDPATQRLHGLNACGRSPLALTADKVPPEPDGTIPLYSPYSWSVPGTVDGWAQLHAKFGRLPLAQVLAPAIAYAEDGFPLSPVIASDWERGGRRFRDFPGFAEVFLPGGRAPLEGEIFRNPALARTLRLVADGGADAYYRGPIADEIVRYSREHGGFFASEDFARHTSEWCEPVSVNYRGYDVWELPPPGQGIAALQLLNLIELYDVKAMGRDSADFWHVFTEAKKVAFADRARYYADPLFAKVPVAGLLSKDYARERARGISLETAALRDLPGDPPALSRMETTYLCAADSSGMMVSLIQSNYTGFGSGYVIPSLGFCLQDRGNLFDLQPGRPNSLEPGKRPFHTIIPAFVTKDGRPLMAFGLMGGDMQPQGHAQVIVNLVDFGMNLQEAGDAIRFHHTGSSEPTGTVMTDGGVLHIEDGLPAAVLEELKRRGHTLESEPVGAYGGYQAIRRDPDTGVYCGATEKRKDGCALGY; from the coding sequence ATGAGCACCCACCCGGTCCCGCGCCGCGCTGCGGCCGCTCCGCTCCTGCTGTTGCTGTCGCTGGCGGCCACCGGCTCGGCGCACGCGGCCCGCGGCGAGGCCACGCGCTCGGCCGTCTACGGCCGCAGCGGCATGGTCTGCGCCGCGCAGCCCCTCGCCGCACAGGCCGGGCTCGAGATCCTGAAGCAGGGCGGCAGCGCGGTCGACGCGGCCATCGCCATCAATGCCTGCCTGGGTTTGATGGAGCCGACAGCCAACGGCATCGGCGGCGATCTCTTCGCGATCGTCTGGGATCCGGCCACGCAGCGCCTGCACGGGCTCAACGCCTGCGGCCGCTCGCCGCTGGCGCTCACCGCCGACAAGGTGCCGCCCGAGCCTGACGGGACGATCCCTTTGTACTCGCCGTACTCGTGGAGCGTGCCGGGCACCGTCGACGGCTGGGCGCAGCTGCATGCGAAGTTCGGCCGCCTGCCGCTGGCGCAGGTGCTGGCGCCGGCCATCGCCTATGCCGAGGACGGGTTCCCGCTCTCGCCGGTGATCGCCTCCGACTGGGAGCGCGGCGGCAGGCGGTTCCGCGACTTTCCCGGCTTTGCCGAGGTCTTCCTGCCGGGCGGCCGCGCCCCGCTTGAGGGCGAGATCTTCCGCAACCCGGCGCTCGCGCGCACGCTCCGGCTCGTTGCCGACGGCGGCGCCGACGCCTACTACCGCGGTCCCATCGCCGACGAGATCGTGCGCTACTCGCGCGAGCACGGCGGCTTCTTCGCAAGCGAGGACTTCGCGCGGCACACCTCGGAGTGGTGCGAGCCGGTATCGGTGAACTACCGCGGCTACGATGTCTGGGAGCTGCCGCCGCCGGGGCAGGGCATCGCCGCGTTGCAGCTGCTCAACCTCATCGAGCTGTACGACGTGAAGGCGATGGGCCGTGATTCGGCCGACTTCTGGCATGTGTTCACCGAGGCGAAGAAGGTCGCCTTCGCCGATCGCGCCCGCTACTACGCCGATCCGCTCTTCGCCAAGGTGCCGGTCGCGGGCCTGCTCTCGAAGGACTATGCCCGCGAACGCGCCCGCGGCATCAGCCTGGAAACTGCTGCTTTACGCGACCTGCCCGGCGACCCGCCCGCGCTCAGCCGCATGGAGACCACCTACCTGTGCGCGGCCGACAGCAGCGGCATGATGGTCTCGCTCATCCAGTCCAACTACACGGGTTTCGGTTCGGGCTACGTGATCCCGTCGCTCGGCTTCTGCCTGCAGGATCGCGGCAACCTCTTCGACCTGCAGCCCGGCAGGCCGAATTCGCTGGAGCCTGGCAAGCGGCCCTTCCACACCATCATCCCCGCGTTCGTGACGAAGGACGGCCGGCCGCTGATGGCCTTCGGCCTGATGGGCGGCGACATGCAGCCGCAGGGCCATGCGCAGGTCATCGTCAACCTGGTCGATTTCGGGATGAACCTGCAGGAGGCGGGCGATGCGATCCGCTTCCACCACACGGGCTCGTCCGAACCGACGGGCACGGTGATGACGGACGGCGGCGTGCTGCACATCGAGGACGGATTGCCGGCAGCGGTGCTGGAGGAACTGAAGCGGCGCGGCCACACGCTGGAAAGCGAACCGGTGGGCGCCTACGGCGGCTACCAGGCCATCCGGCGCGACCCGGACACCGGCGTCTACTGCGGCGCCACCGAGAAGCGGAAGGACGGCTGCGCGCTCGGCTACTAG
- a CDS encoding AgmX/PglI C-terminal domain-containing protein: MAGALNSVDRVYHQPIWGRTDPVLRHSLVGASAVGFVLLVAILLAPALPPQPVTFEQVPDRIARLILEKPRPAAPARVEPAHLPEARPVADPVVAKAPVPAPAPAPKADTQRPAPQRRAEPAPLAPDQGVRGREQAKTEVAANLKQVSGSLDKALGDLAQALPKAGSGPAAPAGRGPGGRSRQVRAARSGDQVGGVEGRTQLAAVDVGGSGLGGGSVSIAGLTDLEGGGGPGGTGSGGTGPGGTVNGSGAGSGSEGRSNASLLAVVRRYAAGIQFCYENELKRNPGLRGKLVFSLTVNAAGRVTEVVVVEDALGAGPVSTCALAQIRDWVFPPVEGGLTTFRAPFVFTPPQ, encoded by the coding sequence ATGGCGGGCGCCCTGAACTCCGTCGATCGCGTCTATCACCAGCCCATCTGGGGCCGCACCGACCCGGTGCTGCGCCACAGCCTGGTCGGTGCTTCCGCGGTCGGCTTCGTCCTCCTGGTGGCGATCCTGCTGGCGCCGGCCCTGCCGCCGCAGCCGGTCACGTTCGAGCAGGTGCCCGATCGCATCGCGCGCCTGATCTTGGAAAAGCCGCGGCCGGCCGCGCCCGCACGCGTGGAGCCGGCGCATCTGCCGGAAGCGCGCCCGGTGGCCGATCCGGTCGTGGCGAAAGCGCCGGTGCCCGCGCCGGCGCCCGCACCGAAAGCAGACACACAGCGCCCGGCGCCGCAGCGTCGCGCCGAGCCGGCGCCATTGGCTCCCGACCAGGGCGTGCGCGGTCGTGAACAGGCGAAGACCGAAGTGGCGGCCAACCTGAAGCAGGTCTCGGGCTCGCTCGACAAGGCGCTCGGTGACCTGGCGCAGGCATTGCCGAAGGCCGGGTCGGGCCCGGCCGCTCCCGCTGGCCGCGGTCCGGGCGGACGTTCGCGCCAGGTGCGCGCCGCGCGTTCGGGCGACCAGGTCGGCGGCGTGGAGGGGCGCACGCAACTGGCGGCCGTCGACGTCGGCGGTTCGGGTCTCGGCGGCGGCAGCGTGAGCATCGCCGGACTCACCGATCTTGAAGGCGGCGGCGGGCCGGGCGGCACCGGTTCGGGCGGCACCGGGCCCGGCGGCACCGTGAACGGCAGCGGCGCCGGCAGCGGCAGCGAAGGCCGCAGCAACGCGTCGCTGCTGGCCGTGGTGCGCCGCTACGCCGCAGGCATCCAGTTCTGCTACGAGAACGAGCTCAAGCGCAACCCCGGCCTGCGCGGCAAGCTGGTGTTCAGCCTGACCGTCAATGCCGCCGGCCGCGTCACCGAGGTGGTCGTGGTGGAGGACGCGCTGGGCGCCGGGCCGGTCTCGACCTGCGCCCTGGCCCAGATCCGCGACTGGGTGTTCCCGCCCGTCGAGGGCGGCCTGACCACGTTCCGCGCGCCCTTCGTCTTCACGCCGCCGCAGTAG
- a CDS encoding biopolymer transporter ExbD, which yields MPLRKGRRRRKPTVSAPLRLTSMMDILTVLLLFLLKSFVAEGEVITPAPGVSLPESTSKTTPESSVVVAILDDKIMLDGRVVAQVPAGARGDDLLIPALAEQLDQSRLQGQAIAERRGDATSYVPKLAIQGDRDIPFNVLQRVMYTCNHSGYGDIALVVMGAS from the coding sequence ATGCCTCTGCGAAAAGGACGACGCCGGCGCAAGCCGACCGTGTCGGCGCCGCTGCGGCTGACGTCGATGATGGACATCCTGACGGTGCTCCTGCTGTTCCTGCTGAAGAGCTTCGTCGCCGAGGGCGAGGTCATCACGCCGGCGCCGGGCGTCAGCCTGCCGGAATCGACCAGCAAGACCACGCCCGAATCTTCGGTGGTCGTCGCCATCCTGGACGACAAGATCATGCTCGACGGCCGCGTCGTGGCGCAGGTGCCGGCGGGCGCCCGCGGCGACGACCTGCTGATCCCGGCACTGGCCGAGCAGCTGGACCAGAGTCGGCTGCAGGGCCAGGCCATCGCCGAGCGGCGTGGCGACGCCACCTCGTACGTGCCCAAGCTGGCGATCCAGGGCGACCGCGACATTCCGTTCAACGTGCTGCAGCGCGTGATGTACACCTGCAACCACAGCGGCTACGGCGACATCGCCCTGGTCGTGATGGGAGCGTCCTGA